The sequence caacaaatatttgacagttggctcaatttctggaagaatattgtcacaatttcatctggaataataaaaaacatgtgatcagaaagaacaacatagtaatatcagtagaaaaaggaggaataaacgttattgatttttaaagtgatgaatgccgtgataaaattaaaatggctgcagacttttattaaaaatgaaaagagtttatggtttagtttcccttcacaacttcttttttttttaattggaggaAGGACATTTCTCTTAAGAtataactttgatcctgcaaaattaccgattttaaattgtcagactatcACAGAAGCATTagaaaatgatgttaaaagttttcatgcctcgattaagttactggaaaataactgtaaagtaacaaaataacattgatttgtaacaaatggagaccgtgggcgtaatgtagtttgtttgagtggagttgccatattattgacgtcatcgggaagcgCAGACCCCCCCCAAGCTGATCTGGTATCTACAGGGGAACTAAATTGAAGGCCCCTTCATGGGCCATCCGTTTTTCCTGGTACTCCTCATCTACctgctgtcactggtttagctccattTCACTACAATCATTAGCTATATAAGCCAATGAagataatattaatgaaaataaaactcctTCTTGAGGTGGAGCAAAGGTACTTTAGCGGAGCTTTCCATAAGTTCAATGCAGGTAGATGAGGAGTACCGGGGAAAACTAAAAGGAAATAGAAAGTATTGTAGAAATGAAGTAGTTAAAATATTGAGCTATATTTAATCCAAAAGCCATCAAGTAGATGTGTGTCAGTGAAAGTCTTTTACGAAAGTGTGACGTCGCCATACCTTGTTGAAGTTTTTATTCATGTCTTGTCTCTTGGTTCCTTTGCCATCCTctcttttctctgcatttctgCATTGTCCAGCCGTCTCAAGGTGTCCCGTCTTCTTGGCTCTTTGCAGGGAGTTGACGGCTGTTTGTCGTGGCGATGTGGTCCACCTGGAGggctgctctgatggtggcacCTGGTTGGTTGACAGGGAGCAGGGCTTCCTGGTTCTTCAACCCGACAGCCTTGTCTCGGGGACCAGCATCTCCAACTCCATCCGTTGCATGAGGCGAGCGGTGCTTGGAGAAATGTTCAAGGTGAGAGTCGTGGACTCTTTAAGCGATTCCTGCAGTAATTTGGTCTAGATATAATCATAATTGCTTCTAGGCAATACATCGGTGGTTGTGCATCAGGCCACATGTATCAGGTAGCCGTGTTTCAATCTCATATCCGGTAAATCTTATTGCATCTCGCTTTACCTTCATGCAGAGTTTTGACGGCGGCTCTAAGCAGATGCTGAACGGCACCATGGTCCACGAAGTCTTCCAGAGAGCAGCTACAGCCAAAGACTTCTCTCTGCAGAAACTGTCCCAGCTGGCCGACGAGGCGCTGCGCAGTCCTCGCTACCTCGGAGACATGTAGGTGCTCGGACTATACTGTAACACGCCAGCAGCTgtttgctttaaacaaacttaaAACTACAATCGGAATGAGATAAGCGCCTGCTAGACTAAGTGTTTTATCTGGCGAGAAGTTCTTGACATGTGAGAAAATAACAAGTCTTGATGTTATTATTCAAATGGTCCATGTGGCCACAGACATTAGTCGTAATAAATTGTGTCACGGATTTGTTTTCATGGGTTTTCCATCTGGCTGGATTTGTCTGCAACGTTTCCAGGTATACTTTAGGCGTAAGTCAGGAAGAGATGAAGCGGGAACTGCAAGAATACCTGCCATCGCTGGAGAACTGGGCGAATGAATACCTCTGTTCCTCAGCGCCAAAACCAATCAGCCCTAAAATGTAagtttcaaatttatttatatagcgccaattcatgaaacatgtcatcttaaggcattttacaaagtcaaattcaatcagattatacagattggtcaaaaattcctatataaaggaactcacttgattgcatcaaagtcccgacaagcagcattcactcctgaagaagcgtagagccacagcactgcaaaaacagaactaaaaataagtaaaattttcttgaaatgagtgtatttgtccttgatttgaacaggcaaataagattatctgccaatgggaagagtaattttacccctaaaataagataattagatataatgcacttgaaataagttgatggagatgagttgtttctattttaagtgcataaatcttattcaattggcagattatcttatctacctactcaaataaagtacaaatacactaatttcaagaaaattttaacttatttttagtttagtttagtctgtttttgcagtgagggagagtcgtctgcattgtacatggctttgcagcaatccctcatactgagcaagcatgaagcgacagtggaaagaaaaaccacccattaacgggaaggaaaacctccagcagaaccaggctcagtatgaacggtcatctgcctcgaccgactggaggttacagaagacagagcagagacacaacaagacagacaaaaaaaagaaccacCTTTAAAAGGCCCTAATTACCGACATGTGCTAATTAGCTGATTGTGTCTCGTCTGCTTGATCCCAGTCCCAACAGCAGCAGAGCTCTGAGCAGGCGTCAGGCCCCGGCGGCTGTTTACACGCTAACCGGGCTGGCGGACATAGAGGAGAACGTCTGGTCCCCCAGATTCGGCCTCAAGGGAAAAATAGACGTGACGGCGACGGTTCGAATTCAAAAGCCGTCAAACGGCTGCCACCGAGCCCCCGAGGAAAAGACCGTCCCGCTGGAGCTAAAGACCGGGAAGGAGTCGAACTCGATCGAGCATCGCAGTCAGGTCGGTGGAGGCTCATGGCTGTGTTTTCTTCAggtggtgtaaaaaaaaaaaatttgttttttgatgGCGTGTGTCTGCAGGTGATTTTGTATACTCTGATGAGCATGGAGAGATACAGTCCCGATATCGGCCTTCTGCTCTACCTGAAGACCGGTAACATGCACCCTGTAGCCGCCAGCCACATGGACCACCGAGGTACAGCGAGCCCACGAGTCTCTTAAACAAGCAGCTTCAGTTTTAAACAACGTTCAGTCAGACAgaacaattttacaaaaaagaatCTACAAGAAATTGGCAGATATTTTAGTTTctagatgtgtaaagctggtagagcATTGCCCCGAAATGCATGTATTTGTAATTGTGGTGGAAAGATCGTTCAGATCCACgcgtcattttattttattgccatttCACAGTTAGTTACTTTGCATCAATATCTCATAAACTGTCAGTTGTTGCAATCTGATGAAAAGTAAAACAAGGTCAACGggtgtgtgaatactttagcaaagcGCCGTGTTCTGGATGAGCAAGCAGGATAAACTTTGGGCGGTGTTAAAGTGTGTGATGTGTGATAGTTGGTGTGTTGTCTATAAGtgagaagaaaaacatgtttatttactgTGCTTTTGATGAGCAAGCGTTCTGTCAGGATAGGAGGCTGCAGTGTGACGATGGGCTGCTTTGGGTTCTTGGCAGAGCTGCTGAAGCTGAGGAACACGCTGGTTCATCACGTTACCCGCTGCGTGGAGAGAGGATCCGACCGGAGTCACCTCaccagacttcccgacattctGAGCAACAGACAGACCTGCCAGTATTGCCCTCAAAAGCTAAACTGCGCTCTATACGAGAGGTGCATCTTCCTACGTCTCATGCAAACATGAAAGTCTGTGATTAAAAAGGGAACTAGTCATTCTTCCACTTCTTCTCTCATTCCTCTATTGTGTCTCATCTCGTCTTCGATTCAGGGTGGTGGACTCCACCGCTGCAGATCTGAGTGACGAGGCAGTGCGAGCCTTTCTGCAGGAGGAGACCGACCACCTGAGTCTGCCGCACCTGAACTACTTCGCTCactggctgctgctctgcagcCTGGAGGCGTCCAGCATGGAGGCCAGAAACGGCCGACGGCGCGTTTGGCTGCAGTCTGTTCAGGAGAGGTAGCTTATGAGCCGCGGCCCTCATGCACGAAATCCTTTTTCactcagttttatttcttttttctttcttttttttgttgtttgacgTATAAATGGTGTATGAtttatttaaggttttattttaaaaccttttatgtGTTAGACTCCATCGCCTCGTGTGGACACTATAACGCATTCGCCTTCTTCAGATCCTCCCCCTGCTGAGGCTTCctgcatctattttttttttttgggcatttAACCAATTTCAATGattcagattttaaaattttcaaatctTTCTGTGCAATCTGCTGTACTTTTTGATAGCTGTTTTAAAAAACGCTTTCTTCCTGCAGGAATGAATACTTGCTCTCAGCTAGAAACACTGTTCAGACTTTAAACAGGACACAACATGTTGGCGtattttcaaggtttttttttttttttttttgtggtctgTTTGCATTGTGCCAATACATAATTGGATTTCATTAATGCCAAACGAGcatcgacagattttgctttcacatttGAGAAACAGCTTTCGTCCATAATGCTTCCTTGATTTTGCatgtaaaatactttatttgtttcccTGAGGAGAAATTGTCAAAAATTGTTAGGGACCTACCATGGAAAGTAGGAGATTACCGGACGAGAAGTAAAAGAATGTACATGTTTCAACAAGAAGAGAAAGGCATAATGATAACACGTCCTCTGTCTGCGCCATCACCTgtaagacacaaaaaaacaagcaaaaacagacataaatcaatcatcgtgtaacaccttgataccattgctaaatcatatgtattattatttaagctgacatgtgtaatgtgatacctaaaaaagaaagtaaaagaaaataaataaataaattatagcctttctgtatataagtgaacatttaataaagggtttagtttttaaaatatgttgaaagGCTGTTTTAAAATCCCAATTTAAGTTTCATTAAATAGTTTGGTCTAAACAAAGTCTTCAACGCCTTCAACAATAAATCAGTAATTTAGAGGTCTGAGCATAGGAAGGTTTGTTTCCCACATTGTGATAATGGTTACAGCCTCTTAAGGAGTCAGAGGCAACAAACCCTCCTCCACAGAGCTTAATGCAACAAATCTGATCAGCAGTGGATCACTTTCATCTGACTTCTTCTACGAGTGAGTCGCGCAGCGCGCGCGCGATCGAAGCTCGCGCGCGCTCGCTCGCGACGCGCGTCTGCTCGTCGCGCTCGCTCTCTCTCGCTGATCGCGctcggtctctctctctcatctctgcTCTCgaacattttctttccattcgAGCATCCTTAACAGCCCATCCTATATTTGCTTGCAGTGAGAAGAACGGCAGCTGTGTGGGGAACGTGCAGCTCAGCGGCTCAGTGACCGCTCAGTCTGACGGCGTCTTCCTCCACCGTTTCCTGCGCCGCGCCGCTGCCCCCCGGCAGGATGTGGCTCACTGGGGTCTGACTAGCGGAGACCGCGTCGTCGTCAGCGACCAGGAGGGCCGTCTTATCGGCTTAGCGACAGGATACCTCAGAGAGGTCAGCGGGACGTGGGTCAgctgcaccctggacaggtgggCTCAGGATTCAGGAGGCCTCCTGCTGTGCTCAGCTGAACTCTTTAACTGAGTCTTCGTGTTTTTATCGGTTTAACAGGGACCTGTCAAAGTTCAGCGGCGTGTTGTTTCGCCTGGATGGCGACGAGGGAGTGGTGGGCCTCGGCACTCACCTCAGCAACCTGTCCAGGCTGATGGAAAAGTCTCAGGACAGGTGTGATCAGGGAAACATGATCAGACCAGCATCAGACGCCGTCAGAGTatttggctttatttttatttcctggttTTGCTTGCACCTTAAATCTGCCTCTCTGCAGCGAGCGTCTGAGGGAGCTGGTTGTTGACCTTCGACCTCCGGAGTTTATCACCAACCTGAGCTCTGTTCTGCCCAGAGAGGCCAAGGACACGGTGGCCAACATCCTGAAAGGTGCTTAAGCtcagcttttgttttctgttgcatGTGACGCTCCGGTTGCTCTTATGGTGCAGAGGTGTAAACTGATTAAGCTCTACTCATCCAAGTGTTTGGTGGCACCTGATATCATTACGACTCAGATTTTGTTGGTATTATTATAATAAAGGGAGAACGAACAGCAATGATGCACAACAAAATAATATGTTGAATTATTTCAACTGCTTATAAGCCGGACACTTGCAGCCACTACAGCCTGGCACCAAATGATCAGCCTGAGTTGATTCTCTGCTAACGACCGGTCCCAGTGAGAGCCTCATTTATAATGTGCCTTGCATAGTTTTTACACCCCTTGAAcgctttcacattttgtcacattacaacctcgGCTCGCAGTCTATTTcgttaggattttatgtgaccgGCTGCCACATCTCTCCCTGTCCTCTCTCCTGGgtcccttggtcttcatggtgccgTTTGTTCTGCAACGTtttctgacaaacctctgaagccttcGTTGAAAAGCTAGTTAATCACACAGAATTAACTAATTAGGGTAACCTTGAAGGAAACTGgttgaactttatttttattaatgggTCAGATCAGATTAAAGGGAATTAAATAAACGTacatgcaccttttttttttttgttggtctgtcacaatAAATCCAGATAAAATCCACTGAAGCTGCAAGGCACTGTGCAGGTCAGAATCACAGCAACCGGGCTTTAAAGATGGGATATCCTTTGTCTGATTTCTCTTGCCGTAAATCCAATCTGTGTGGGCGggactttattttttcatggATTCAGTCTCAGGTCCTATAATTGATATAAATGACATTGTAATCATGGACTAGTAGATGATACCTTTTTTAGTTCCCATACTATTACATATGAGTAAAATCTGCTATGTATGCGTCATCATTCAGGCTGTTTGATCATTTAACGCGTCTGTGTTTTATAGGTCTCAACAAACCCCAGAAACAGGCCATGAAGAAGGTTTTGCTGTCCAAAGACTACACGCTCATAGTTGGCATGCCTGGCACCGGCAAAACTACGACCATCTGCACTCTGGTAACCCCTCAGTCGAAGTCGAACCGTAGCTCTGCTCTCTGTCGGAGCGGTGACCCGCCGCCGCTGCTCTGCCCCTTCTCCCTCGTCTAACCGTCGTCCTTTCTCGGCTCAGGTCCGCATCCTGCACGCCTGTGGGTTCAGCGTTCTGCTCACCAGCTACACTCACTCCGCTGTGGACAACATCCTGCTGAAGCTCAAACGCTTCCGGGTCGGCTTTCTGCGTCTGGGCCAGGGACAGAAGGTGCGCCGCTGTTTTGCCGCTGGGACGTCGGCACAAGTGCAGTGATGTAAACGTCTGACGTGAACTTTTTTCCAGGTTCATCCAGAGATCCTGCCGTACACAGAGGAGAGCGCCAGGAAGAAGGACGTGCGAGCGCTCGTGGAGCTGGAGCAGCTTTACAGCAAGGAAGTGAGGAGCGGCAGCGAGACGATCTAACGGCAGCGCGGTTTGCGTCGTTTAATCGTTGGTTTCCTCTGAAACCATAAACTCTTCACCTGTTGTTCCAGCTGGTAGTGGCAACCACATGCATGGGCATCAAGCACCCGATCTTCACGCGCCGGCGGTTTGACTTCTGCATCGTAGACGAGGCGTCACAGATCAGCCAGCCGATCTGTCTGGGCCCACTCTTCTACGCCAAGAGGTTTGTTCTGGTCGGAGACCATCAGCAGCTGCCACCGATCGTGCAGAACCAGGAAGCAAGGTGAAGGATCTTTGATTGTTAATGAGGTGTGCTTTGATGGGGATTCCACCGGGAGTAAATAGACCCAGCCAGGACATGAAGAATGCGATGAAGCTAATGCtgcgttattatttttttgtcccgTTAAGGTCTCTTGGGATGGATGAAAGTCTGTTTAAGCGGCTGGAGCTTCATAGTGAGGCTGTGGTGCAGCTCAACGTTCAGTATCGGATGAACAGGTGAAACGCGCCGTGCTGAGATAGAACCGGATGCTGCAGCTGTTTTACATATGTTGAGATTATCGCACTGCTTTGCTAAACTCATCCACTTTCACTGCATTGTAAAGtcgaaggaaacaaaaaaacaaggctTACAAAATTTCTTTACAAAGAAAACCTTGAAAGAAAGTCTCCATGTTGTGCTTTCAAAACGTACATTATCTGGTATACAGCGTGTATTGGTTTCAGATTTtatagaaaatgtgaaaatttctGTAATTTCACATTAACATGTAAGACATACAATTGTAATCTTTGCACAATTGAATATGCTTCCTCTCTTTGCCTCTGAAGAGCTTTAAAACCCATCTAAGAATGTGGAAATCATTGGTTTACGTCGCTTGACGTGTCCTTGAAGATTCAAAGTAGCATCTTTCTGTACCAATTGAGCTCGATATACATGAAGGACAAAATTCAGTTCAAAGCCCCAGCTCTTCCATTCTTGCTTTCGCATTTTTCCGAAGAaacccttttatttatttatgtaactaATAAAGCAGCGTTTTGGTCCTCTCCTCTTTATACAGACAGATCATGTCTCTGAGCAACTCTCTGATGTACGACGGCCGACTGGAGTGTGGGTCGGAGAGGACGGCGTCGGCCCTGCTTGCGCTGCcctctctgctttctgtccAATCGGAGCTCACTTCCTACTCGGAGACTCATCCCCAGCTCGACTTGTCCTGGTTGCAGGCCGCGCTGCTGCCCTGCAACCCAGTGTGCTTCCTGGACTGCTCAGCGGTTGGTAGAATAAAGAGAGAACGCTTCTAGtgcagctgttttttctttatgtgtTCTGGCAAAAGGATTTCAAACAAAGTTCTGATACTGTTggggtagggctgggcgataaatcgattttaatcgattaattcgaatttagaattctttaagatttc comes from Fundulus heteroclitus isolate FHET01 chromosome 4, MU-UCD_Fhet_4.1, whole genome shotgun sequence and encodes:
- the dna2 gene encoding DNA replication ATP-dependent helicase/nuclease DNA2, whose product is MNRNKMKRTKVAAGLVGGQQNISSFFCSKNQKALSFHRKVSIGEGLPGKTQPQIKDGENVRFRVNTPPRRSILGDLENLLSSSPDLLLSVPETPSSQIRLSYSSPSDGAGRQNSEPKPCQLSPICRSPSSKGTRVRKIMSEEEKMNKSPNMSSGPLKRLFSPDEESPSAKKARTSPQRALVDRTGSSLRPQTGPLPADQLCLSPGGDTKPQEDSCFTMITEAHTGRHVQSSPDKDSCAIAAVSHQQSEHASLRVAQESEVVRQERKATLETHGDESTANPTEQGRGEAGPASACPTEEGLEESWFNDQMDEDEAPEDKCKKPFKVPDHVILSGGPNNRYVVLDVQERPGHKTMTISCCRSLHPTETCLLKDGWELTAVCRGDVVHLEGCSDGGTWLVDREQGFLVLQPDSLVSGTSISNSIRCMRRAVLGEMFKSFDGGSKQMLNGTMVHEVFQRAATAKDFSLQKLSQLADEALRSPRYLGDMYTLGVSQEEMKRELQEYLPSLENWANEYLCSSAPKPISPKIPNSSRALSRRQAPAAVYTLTGLADIEENVWSPRFGLKGKIDVTATVRIQKPSNGCHRAPEEKTVPLELKTGKESNSIEHRSQVILYTLMSMERYSPDIGLLLYLKTGNMHPVAASHMDHRELLKLRNTLVHHVTRCVERGSDRSHLTRLPDILSNRQTCQYCPQKLNCALYERVVDSTAADLSDEAVRAFLQEETDHLSLPHLNYFAHWLLLCSLEASSMEARNGRRRVWLQSVQESEKNGSCVGNVQLSGSVTAQSDGVFLHRFLRRAAAPRQDVAHWGLTSGDRVVVSDQEGRLIGLATGYLREVSGTWVSCTLDRDLSKFSGVLFRLDGDEGVVGLGTHLSNLSRLMEKSQDSERLRELVVDLRPPEFITNLSSVLPREAKDTVANILKGLNKPQKQAMKKVLLSKDYTLIVGMPGTGKTTTICTLVRILHACGFSVLLTSYTHSAVDNILLKLKRFRVGFLRLGQGQKVHPEILPYTEESARKKDVRALVELEQLYSKELVVATTCMGIKHPIFTRRRFDFCIVDEASQISQPICLGPLFYAKRFVLVGDHQQLPPIVQNQEARSLGMDESLFKRLELHSEAVVQLNVQYRMNRQIMSLSNSLMYDGRLECGSERTASALLALPSLLSVQSELTSYSETHPQLDLSWLQAALLPCNPVCFLDCSAVPALESVEQGGVSNHTEAALIHILLSLLIRAGCKPGDIGVIAPYRQQLKSVSALLQSSAFTGVEVNTVDRYQGRDKSLIVFSFVKSTAEEGNLGELLKDWRRLNVAITRAKHKLLMVGSAATLRRYSPVEKLLRHLQQENMIIQLPPAAHKALPSMHL